A single window of Anaerobacillus sp. CMMVII DNA harbors:
- a CDS encoding 5'-nucleotidase C-terminal domain-containing protein has product MKDIADIYIYNNTLQVVKVNGSDLLGWLEVNAYNFNQIDPEKEEDQILIDYNFRGFNFDTIAGIEYQIDVTKPKGQRIVNVTYQGQPVTEGMEFLVVTNNYRASGGGDHILNAPSAEVVYSATEENREVLINYVRNRETIDVQLESNWSIVPVETKGNVVFRSSPLGKDYIEANDLTYVSYHGEGEDGWAMYSFNFAGQVFPGDGEPGDGEPGDGEPGDGETTPGTKKPVKEEKDKEKDKEKIKKKIKKRKRKKARSFQIQQRII; this is encoded by the coding sequence ATCAAAGATATAGCCGATATCTACATTTACAACAACACATTACAAGTAGTAAAAGTTAATGGCTCAGACTTATTAGGTTGGTTAGAAGTAAATGCGTACAACTTTAACCAGATTGACCCAGAAAAAGAGGAAGATCAAATCTTAATCGATTACAACTTCCGTGGCTTTAACTTCGATACAATTGCAGGAATCGAGTATCAAATTGATGTAACAAAACCAAAAGGTCAACGTATTGTCAACGTAACATACCAAGGCCAACCTGTCACAGAAGGTATGGAATTCTTAGTTGTTACAAATAACTATCGTGCTTCTGGTGGCGGAGACCACATCCTAAATGCACCAAGTGCAGAAGTAGTCTACTCAGCAACAGAAGAAAATCGTGAAGTATTAATTAATTACGTTCGTAACCGTGAAACAATTGATGTTCAATTAGAAAGCAACTGGTCAATCGTGCCTGTAGAAACAAAAGGGAATGTTGTCTTCAGAAGTTCTCCACTAGGAAAAGACTACATTGAAGCAAACGATTTAACGTATGTTTCATATCATGGAGAAGGTGAAGATGGTTGGGCTATGTACAGCTTCAACTTTGCAGGACAAGTATTCCCAGGAGATGGCGAACCAGGGGACGGTGAACCAGGAGACGGTGAACCAGGAGATGGCGAAACAACACCTGGAACTAAGAAACCTGTGAAGGAAGAAAAAGATAAAGAAAAAGATAAAGAAAAGATAAAGAAAAAGATAAAGAAAAGAAAGAGAAAAAAGGCGAGAAGCTTCCAAATACAGCAACGAATAATATGA
- a CDS encoding 5'-nucleotidase C-terminal domain-containing protein — MKIFKNKMFILTTIFLMLFNYVVPVMSIASASSVVPNLEEVQANVEVTNAEDLFTLSIMHTNDTHAHVEGYPRLFTAVNEIRGKKENTLLVDAGDVFSGTLYFNKYLGQADLYFMNLLGYDAMTFGNHEFDKDSAILANFVKNMEFPMVSSNVNVKADTELGPLFKDEIGTPGDGGSIYPAIIKEFDGEKVGIFGLTTEDTAFLASPGENVIFEDAIEKSKQTVAMLQAEGVNKIIALSHLGYTPDVQLANAVEGIDVIVGGHSHIRLNAPVVINNSEPTIIVQAGEYLQHLGLLDVTFDADGVVTSQNGQLIALAGYEEDAATKTKVLEYKAPLEELRQQVVGSSLVDLNGARNDVRTKETNLGNLIADGMVAKANESVKTHIALQNGGGIRESFPAGDITLGQVLTVLPFGNNLVTLDLTGAELLAALEHSVSEVETAQGKFSQVSGIKFKYDINKPAGQRVWFVEAKTDNGFEVLDLSKTYRIATNAFAADGGDGFTMFKKAKDEGRMTELFVVDFEVFTSYLEKHSPVSPAVEGRIVQAVNPDEPSKHELVIMGTTDIHAHIMPYDYMADAVNQNFGLAKVYTLVQQLRAQHPNTLLVDNGDIIQGSILGDIEAVVDPRKEGETHSIIAAMNMMGYDAAAIGNHEYNFGLPFLDGVVAESNFPWLSANTYNVSNNEHRYEPYVILDREVDGKPIKIGVIGFVPPQVVIWDKIHLNGNVYVNEIVETAKKYVPEMKEKGADVIVVASHSGFDLSENASENASYQLSQVEGINALITGHQHYVFPSARYETTPGADIEKGTLNGVPTVMPGAWGDHLGVIKLQLANENGSWTVIDGGSQALPTKDFEADVDMVALIKDRHEQTIAYVNSPVGSTATPLNTFFSRVAPNKVVQLINDAQLEFAGNYFAGTEYENIPLLSAAAPFKAGRNGVSYLRM; from the coding sequence TTGAAAATTTTTAAGAATAAGATGTTTATTTTAACAACAATTTTTCTCATGCTTTTCAATTATGTAGTACCGGTTATGTCAATTGCTTCTGCATCTTCTGTGGTTCCTAACCTAGAAGAAGTTCAAGCAAATGTTGAAGTAACAAATGCGGAAGATCTATTTACTTTATCGATCATGCATACCAATGATACGCATGCTCATGTTGAGGGTTACCCGCGTTTATTTACGGCAGTAAATGAAATTCGTGGCAAAAAAGAGAATACACTACTAGTCGATGCTGGTGACGTTTTCTCAGGTACGCTTTATTTTAACAAGTATTTAGGACAAGCTGACTTATATTTTATGAATCTACTTGGTTATGACGCAATGACTTTCGGAAACCATGAATTTGATAAAGATTCTGCTATTCTTGCAAACTTTGTTAAAAACATGGAATTTCCAATGGTATCCTCTAACGTAAACGTGAAGGCAGATACTGAATTAGGTCCATTGTTTAAAGATGAAATTGGTACCCCTGGTGATGGCGGTAGTATTTATCCTGCAATTATTAAAGAGTTTGATGGGGAGAAGGTAGGAATTTTCGGATTAACAACCGAAGATACAGCATTCCTTGCAAGCCCTGGGGAAAATGTCATTTTTGAAGACGCGATTGAAAAATCAAAACAAACAGTTGCAATGCTTCAAGCTGAAGGAGTAAACAAAATTATTGCTCTTTCACACTTAGGTTACACACCAGATGTACAATTAGCGAATGCAGTTGAAGGCATAGACGTAATCGTTGGTGGTCATTCTCATATTCGATTAAATGCACCAGTTGTCATTAATAACAGTGAGCCAACAATTATCGTTCAAGCTGGTGAATACTTACAACATTTAGGGCTACTAGATGTAACTTTTGATGCAGATGGGGTTGTTACAAGTCAAAATGGTCAACTAATTGCTTTGGCTGGCTATGAAGAAGATGCAGCAACAAAAACAAAAGTATTAGAATATAAAGCTCCACTTGAAGAACTAAGACAACAAGTAGTTGGAAGTTCTCTAGTTGATCTTAACGGAGCTCGTAACGACGTTCGGACGAAAGAAACAAATTTAGGTAACTTAATCGCAGATGGAATGGTTGCTAAAGCTAATGAATCAGTTAAAACACATATTGCACTTCAAAACGGTGGTGGAATTCGCGAATCGTTTCCAGCAGGAGACATCACATTAGGACAAGTTCTTACAGTACTTCCATTTGGAAACAACCTTGTAACACTAGACTTAACAGGGGCAGAACTTTTAGCAGCTCTAGAGCATAGTGTAAGTGAAGTAGAAACAGCACAAGGCAAATTCTCACAAGTATCGGGAATTAAGTTTAAGTACGATATCAACAAACCGGCTGGTCAAAGAGTGTGGTTCGTAGAAGCTAAAACCGATAACGGATTTGAGGTTCTTGATTTATCGAAAACGTATAGAATTGCTACAAATGCCTTCGCAGCTGATGGTGGAGACGGCTTCACAATGTTTAAAAAAGCAAAAGATGAAGGACGAATGACAGAACTATTTGTAGTTGATTTTGAGGTGTTTACATCTTATTTAGAAAAACATAGTCCTGTTTCACCTGCAGTTGAAGGAAGAATTGTTCAGGCTGTTAACCCAGACGAGCCAAGCAAACATGAGCTAGTCATCATGGGTACCACTGATATCCATGCACATATCATGCCTTATGACTACATGGCTGATGCAGTTAACCAAAACTTTGGATTAGCGAAAGTGTACACACTAGTACAACAATTAAGAGCACAACATCCAAATACATTATTAGTAGATAATGGAGACATTATCCAAGGAAGTATTTTAGGTGATATTGAAGCAGTGGTGGATCCTCGTAAAGAAGGAGAAACGCATTCGATCATTGCAGCGATGAACATGATGGGCTATGATGCAGCTGCAATTGGAAACCATGAATATAACTTTGGTTTACCGTTCTTAGATGGAGTTGTAGCAGAATCTAACTTCCCATGGTTAAGTGCCAACACGTATAACGTAAGTAACAACGAACACCGTTATGAGCCGTACGTGATTTTAGATCGTGAAGTTGATGGCAAGCCAATTAAGATTGGTGTCATCGGTTTTGTTCCACCACAAGTAGTGATCTGGGACAAAATCCACTTAAACGGTAACGTGTATGTTAACGAAATCGTTGAAACAGCGAAAAAATATGTACCAGAAATGAAAGAAAAAGGTGCGGATGTCATCGTCGTTGCTTCTCACTCAGGTTTTGACCTTTCTGAGAATGCAAGTGAAAATGCATCTTACCAATTAAGTCAAGTTGAAGGCATTAATGCGTTAATTACAGGTCACCAGCACTATGTGTTCCCAAGTGCTAGATACGAAACAACACCAGGCGCAGATATCGAAAAAGGAACGTTAAACGGCGTACCAACAGTGATGCCAGGGGCATGGGGAGATCATTTAGGTGTAATCAAGCTTCAATTAGCAAATGAGAATGGAAGCTGGACAGTAATTGATGGTGGCTCACAAGCACTACCAACAAAAGACTTTGAAGCAGATGTGGATATGGTTGCGTTAATCAAAGACCGCCATGAACAAACAATTGCTTATGTAAACAGCCCGGTTGGCTCAACAGCAACACCGCTAAATACATTCTTCTCACGTGTTGCACCAAACAAAGTTGTTCAATTGATCAACGATGCTCAACTAGAGTTTGCAGGCAATTATTTTGCAGGAACAGAGTATGAAAATATTCCACTTCTTTCTGCAGCAGCACCATTTAAAGCAGGACGTAACGGAGTTTCATATTTACGAATGTAG